The following proteins come from a genomic window of Nocardioides albertanoniae:
- a CDS encoding M36 family metallopeptidase: protein MTETRSSRTRVSLGAALSIALGAFVLATPVSGAALSAADDTASNTANKADAARSGGLLGHEADAGLDVRDRVLPTSAQESAADALDAVDIRWNAHGTPTSLITSDGVLAPADSSNPVTAARGFLRDKAAVFGLSPAQIDDLELVSDQLLADGGGHAVLFRQTYDGLAAATEGLVTVGVADGDITYVSSSLSKVSGTPAKPTLSPKQAWLKAAASAGLSVADDEVGKIVTDAASKLTSWTKLAVPGLATDQLVRLRALPVPGEGVRPVFQSTVVDSAAATLLGETVLVDAVTGKVLLRQSNVNHENDLEGPFTGTALGACGPRHSFEVTDDKTRTLAAVAVGLPVDDFTVKLFDPSGELLVEGDLLTSPEAATYSAEKIEAGTYSVQVCPFDDSLVAGSYAVTVASSDTAAETGDLPGSNPRWSYFPGTPDADSTGGDAVPANDVVACWTKESECTGPELKSLANAGPWDTLLNTAVGVPSLTTIGNNANTHEGWLSPLAAGGLEQAPISPVRDYSGKFTDAWNNSQCSPANLVPGGNDVNYVVGNLFTSHNRMHDWSYFLGFTEENYNLQTDNLGRGGRGLDAEIGNAQAAAIDSQVIEQTGLLTGRNNANQLTLMDGVPGITNQYLFQPAAGAFYAPCTDGSLDFGIVGHEYTHAISNRMIGGPDDGITSEQGGAMGESWGDLAAAEHMFAHDIYNGGSPWAVGAYATGNTEVAIRDFAIDKNPLNFSDYGFDTTGPEVHADGEIWNGTMWSVRKALVDKYDAAFPYADKALQLRCSDGTTTASPLAADKCPGNRRWIQLVFDSFLLQQGATSMLDARDAFLAADQMRFGGANRQVIADAFAQRGMGQYATTTADDHEPVPSFASPESRSTKVTFNAPGSGKVYVGRFEARATPIADTSAATALGSVAHFVPGTYEFVYVSKTGGAQRKTVTISPAETTKTISFAATSNLAAASNGAEVIGSTEGSRNPGALIDGTEGTNWGGVTEGNVDETTPSIAVDLAGGSRTVKTVGVSAYLSPATDTDADSGSRFTALRKFALEACVSACDTAGATWKRFYTSPDDAFPGKRPRPVAPNLNLRTFDVPDTTAAAVRLVALENQCTGYDGYAGEQDADPTTTTDCKTGSDRGTIVHAAELQVFGQ, encoded by the coding sequence ATGACCGAAACACGTTCCAGTCGCACTCGGGTGAGCCTCGGTGCCGCGCTGAGCATCGCCCTCGGCGCCTTCGTGCTGGCGACGCCGGTCTCGGGTGCCGCGCTCTCCGCTGCTGATGACACTGCAAGCAACACTGCCAACAAGGCCGATGCGGCCCGCTCCGGCGGGCTGCTGGGTCACGAAGCCGATGCCGGCCTCGACGTACGCGATCGGGTGCTGCCCACCTCGGCGCAGGAGTCTGCCGCCGATGCGCTGGACGCCGTCGACATCCGCTGGAACGCCCACGGGACGCCGACCTCGCTGATCACCTCCGACGGAGTGCTGGCCCCGGCCGACTCCTCGAACCCGGTGACGGCCGCCCGCGGCTTCCTCCGCGACAAGGCGGCGGTCTTCGGGCTCAGCCCCGCGCAGATCGACGACCTCGAGCTGGTCAGCGACCAGCTGCTGGCCGACGGCGGTGGCCACGCGGTGCTCTTCCGGCAGACCTACGACGGTCTCGCCGCCGCCACCGAGGGGCTGGTCACCGTGGGCGTCGCCGACGGCGACATCACCTACGTCTCCTCCTCGCTCTCGAAGGTGAGCGGCACCCCGGCGAAGCCGACGCTCTCCCCGAAGCAGGCCTGGCTGAAGGCAGCGGCCTCGGCCGGGCTGTCGGTGGCCGACGACGAGGTCGGCAAGATCGTGACGGACGCCGCCTCGAAGCTGACCAGCTGGACCAAGCTGGCCGTGCCCGGCCTCGCGACCGACCAGCTGGTGCGGCTGCGGGCGCTGCCGGTCCCCGGCGAGGGCGTACGCCCCGTCTTCCAGTCGACGGTCGTCGACTCCGCCGCCGCGACCCTCCTGGGCGAGACGGTGCTGGTCGACGCGGTCACCGGCAAGGTGCTCCTGCGCCAGAGCAACGTCAACCACGAGAACGACCTCGAGGGCCCGTTCACCGGCACCGCACTCGGCGCGTGCGGTCCCAGGCACAGCTTCGAGGTCACCGACGACAAGACCCGCACCCTGGCGGCGGTCGCGGTCGGGCTTCCAGTCGACGACTTCACCGTGAAGCTCTTCGACCCCTCCGGTGAGCTGCTCGTCGAAGGCGACCTGCTCACCAGCCCCGAGGCCGCGACGTACTCGGCCGAGAAGATCGAGGCGGGGACGTACTCGGTCCAGGTCTGCCCCTTCGACGACTCCCTCGTCGCCGGCAGCTACGCGGTGACCGTCGCCTCCTCGGACACGGCGGCGGAGACCGGCGACCTGCCGGGCAGCAACCCGCGCTGGTCCTACTTCCCCGGCACTCCTGACGCCGACTCGACCGGCGGCGACGCGGTCCCGGCCAACGACGTGGTCGCCTGCTGGACCAAGGAGTCGGAGTGCACCGGCCCCGAGCTGAAGAGCCTGGCCAACGCCGGCCCGTGGGACACGCTGCTCAACACCGCCGTCGGGGTGCCGTCGCTGACCACGATCGGCAACAACGCCAACACCCACGAGGGCTGGCTCTCGCCGCTGGCCGCGGGCGGGCTGGAGCAGGCGCCGATCTCGCCGGTGCGCGACTACTCGGGGAAGTTCACCGACGCGTGGAACAACTCCCAGTGCTCGCCCGCCAACCTGGTGCCGGGCGGCAACGACGTCAACTACGTCGTGGGCAACCTGTTCACCAGCCACAACCGGATGCACGACTGGTCCTACTTCCTCGGCTTCACCGAGGAGAACTACAACCTGCAGACCGACAACCTCGGCCGCGGCGGACGAGGGCTCGACGCCGAGATCGGCAACGCCCAGGCCGCCGCGATCGACTCGCAGGTCATCGAGCAGACCGGCCTGCTGACCGGCCGCAACAACGCCAACCAGCTGACCCTGATGGACGGCGTGCCGGGCATCACCAACCAATATCTCTTCCAGCCCGCCGCCGGCGCCTTCTACGCACCGTGCACCGACGGGTCGCTCGACTTCGGGATCGTCGGCCACGAATACACCCACGCCATCTCGAACCGGATGATCGGCGGGCCCGACGACGGCATCACCTCCGAGCAGGGTGGCGCGATGGGTGAGTCGTGGGGCGACCTGGCCGCGGCCGAGCACATGTTCGCCCACGACATCTACAACGGCGGCAGCCCGTGGGCCGTCGGCGCGTACGCCACCGGCAACACCGAGGTCGCGATCCGCGACTTCGCGATCGACAAGAACCCGCTCAACTTCTCCGACTACGGCTTCGACACCACCGGGCCCGAGGTGCACGCCGACGGCGAGATCTGGAACGGCACGATGTGGTCGGTGCGGAAGGCGCTGGTCGACAAGTACGACGCCGCCTTCCCCTACGCCGACAAGGCTCTGCAGCTGCGCTGCTCGGACGGCACGACGACCGCCTCTCCGCTCGCGGCCGACAAGTGCCCCGGCAACCGCCGCTGGATCCAGCTGGTCTTCGACTCGTTCCTGCTCCAGCAGGGCGCGACCTCGATGCTGGACGCCCGCGACGCCTTCCTCGCCGCCGACCAGATGCGCTTCGGCGGCGCCAACCGCCAGGTCATCGCCGACGCCTTCGCCCAGCGCGGCATGGGCCAGTACGCCACCACGACCGCCGACGACCACGAGCCGGTGCCGAGCTTCGCCTCCCCGGAGTCGCGCAGCACGAAGGTCACCTTCAACGCTCCCGGGTCCGGAAAGGTCTACGTCGGTCGGTTCGAGGCGCGAGCCACTCCGATCGCCGACACGAGCGCGGCCACCGCGCTCGGGTCGGTCGCACACTTCGTGCCCGGGACGTACGAGTTCGTCTATGTCTCCAAGACCGGCGGCGCCCAGCGCAAGACGGTCACGATCTCTCCGGCAGAGACCACCAAGACGATCTCGTTCGCGGCCACCAGCAACCTCGCGGCGGCCTCCAACGGGGCCGAGGTGATCGGCTCGACGGAGGGCTCGCGCAACCCCGGCGCCCTGATCGACGGCACCGAGGGCACCAACTGGGGTGGCGTGACCGAGGGCAACGTGGACGAGACCACCCCCTCGATCGCCGTCGACCTCGCTGGGGGCTCGCGCACGGTGAAGACGGTAGGCGTCAGCGCCTACCTCTCCCCCGCGACCGACACCGACGCCGACTCGGGGTCGCGCTTCACCGCGCTGCGGAAGTTCGCGCTCGAGGCCTGCGTCTCCGCGTGCGACACGGCCGGAGCGACCTGGAAGCGCTTCTACACCTCACCCGACGACGCCTTCCCCGGCAAACGTCCGAGGCCGGTCGCGCCCAACCTCAACCTGCGCACCTTCGACGTCCCCGACACCACCGCCGCCGCGGTGCGCCTCGTGGCCCTGGAGAACCAGTGCACGGGCTACGACGGCTACGCCGGCGAGCAGGACGCCGACCCGACCACCACCACCGACTGCAAGACCGGCTCCGACCGCGGCACGATCGTCCACGCCGCCGAACTGCAGGTCTTCGGCCAGTGA
- a CDS encoding peptidoglycan recognition protein family protein yields MAQISWLADVLRAAGVAVVEEGDWLNRGATSGGGAFEPIGVLWHHTAGPTTSPENPHPSLDICINGRSDLSGPLCQALVDYNGVFHVISANRANHAGVCGGSGPIPEGDGNTMLVGWEIDYNGVDQEMSPAQYDASIAATAAVIAQLGTDATYVRGHRETSTTGKIDPYAIDLDAMRADVAAALGGGA; encoded by the coding sequence ATGGCGCAGATTTCGTGGCTGGCTGACGTGCTCCGTGCCGCCGGCGTCGCGGTCGTCGAGGAGGGCGACTGGCTCAACCGCGGCGCTACCTCCGGCGGTGGCGCCTTCGAGCCGATCGGTGTGCTGTGGCACCACACCGCAGGCCCCACGACGTCGCCCGAGAACCCGCACCCCTCGCTCGACATCTGCATCAACGGCCGTTCCGACCTCTCCGGTCCGTTGTGCCAGGCCCTGGTCGACTACAACGGCGTCTTCCACGTGATCTCGGCCAACCGGGCCAACCACGCCGGCGTCTGCGGTGGCAGCGGCCCGATCCCCGAAGGCGACGGCAACACCATGCTGGTCGGTTGGGAGATCGACTACAACGGCGTCGACCAGGAGATGTCGCCCGCGCAGTACGACGCCTCGATCGCAGCCACCGCGGCGGTGATCGCCCAGCTCGGCACCGACGCGACCTACGTACGCGGCCATCGGGAGACCAGCACGACCGGAAAGATCGACCCCTACGCGATCGACCTGGACGCGATGCGCGCCGATGTCGCCGCAGCGCTGGGCGGTGGCGCGTAA
- a CDS encoding enoyl-CoA hydratase/isomerase family protein, translated as MGDFVNLTVEDGVGTIRLDRPKMNAINFQVQAELLEVAHQAAADDAVRAVVVYGGERLFAAGNDVKEMADLSYAEMAKRVAGVQAAVTAVAEIPKPVVAAVTGYALGGGCELTLAADFRIAADDATFGQPEVLLGIIPGAGGTQRLARLIGPSKAKDLIFSGRFVKADEALALGLADRLVPSASVYEEALAWAKQFVNAAPYALAAAKTAIDKGLGVDLATGLAIEQQQFAGVFATQDSKTGMHSFVENGPGKANFEGK; from the coding sequence ATGGGTGACTTCGTCAACCTCACCGTCGAGGACGGTGTCGGCACGATCCGTCTCGACCGCCCGAAGATGAACGCGATCAACTTCCAGGTGCAGGCCGAGCTGCTCGAGGTCGCTCATCAGGCCGCGGCCGACGATGCCGTACGCGCCGTCGTCGTCTACGGCGGCGAGCGACTGTTCGCGGCCGGCAACGACGTCAAGGAGATGGCCGACCTCTCCTACGCCGAGATGGCGAAGAGGGTCGCCGGCGTGCAGGCGGCGGTGACGGCGGTCGCGGAGATCCCCAAGCCGGTGGTCGCCGCGGTGACCGGCTACGCGCTGGGCGGCGGCTGCGAGCTGACGCTGGCGGCCGACTTCCGGATCGCGGCCGACGACGCCACGTTCGGTCAGCCGGAGGTGCTGCTCGGCATCATCCCCGGCGCCGGCGGCACGCAGCGTCTCGCCCGGCTGATCGGTCCCTCGAAGGCGAAGGACCTCATCTTCTCCGGCCGTTTCGTCAAGGCCGACGAGGCGCTCGCCCTCGGCCTCGCCGACCGCCTCGTGCCGAGCGCCTCGGTCTACGAGGAAGCGCTCGCCTGGGCCAAGCAGTTCGTCAACGCCGCGCCGTACGCGCTGGCTGCGGCCAAGACCGCGATCGACAAGGGCCTGGGGGTCGACCTGGCCACCGGGCTCGCGATCGAGCAGCAACAGTTCGCGGGTGTGTTCGCGACGCAGGACTCCAAGACCGGGATGCACTCGTTCGTCGAGAACGGCCCCGGCAAAGCCAACTTCGAAGGGAAGTGA
- a CDS encoding electron transfer flavoprotein subunit beta/FixA family protein, translating into MKYVPDATADRQFEDDFTVDRVNVDGLLSELDEYAVEQSLQIKEKREGEEITVTALTVGPQAAEAAVRKALQMGADKGVHVVDDAIAGSDALATSLVLAKAIEKVGPVDLVVGGLASTDAGMSVVPAMLAERLGLPQVTLASVVETQGDQIRIKRDGDVATEVIGGTLPLVLSVTDQSGEARYPSFKGIMAAKKKPLESWSLADLGVEAGQVGAGAAYTTVEETAARPPRTAGEIVTDEDGSGAKALAEFLASKKFI; encoded by the coding sequence GTGAAGTACGTGCCGGACGCGACCGCGGACCGGCAGTTCGAGGACGACTTCACCGTCGACCGCGTGAACGTCGACGGGCTGCTCTCCGAGCTGGATGAGTACGCCGTCGAGCAGTCGCTGCAGATCAAGGAGAAGCGCGAGGGTGAGGAGATCACCGTCACCGCGCTGACCGTGGGCCCGCAGGCTGCCGAGGCCGCCGTGCGCAAGGCTCTGCAGATGGGCGCCGACAAGGGCGTCCACGTCGTCGACGACGCGATCGCCGGCTCGGACGCCCTCGCCACCTCGCTGGTGCTCGCGAAGGCCATCGAGAAGGTCGGCCCCGTCGACCTCGTCGTCGGTGGACTCGCCTCGACCGACGCCGGTATGAGCGTCGTCCCGGCGATGCTCGCCGAGCGCCTCGGCCTGCCGCAGGTCACGCTGGCCTCCGTCGTCGAGACCCAGGGCGACCAGATCCGCATCAAGCGTGACGGCGACGTCGCCACCGAGGTCATCGGCGGCACGCTGCCGCTGGTCCTCTCGGTCACCGACCAGTCGGGCGAGGCCCGCTACCCGTCGTTCAAGGGCATCATGGCGGCCAAGAAGAAGCCGCTCGAGTCCTGGTCGCTCGCCGACCTCGGTGTCGAGGCCGGCCAGGTCGGCGCCGGCGCCGCGTACACGACGGTCGAGGAGACCGCCGCGCGTCCGCCGCGTACCGCCGGTGAGATCGTCACCGACGAGGACGGCTCGGGCGCCAAGGCGCTCGCCGAGTTCCTCGCGTCCAAGAAGTTCATCTGA
- a CDS encoding electron transfer flavoprotein subunit alpha/FixB family protein yields MAEVLVLIDHVDGQVKKPTYELLTLAAKLGEPSAVFIGGADAAAGAADAVKAYGAEKVYAIDDAQIKGYLVAPKAEALAQLAGTASPAAILLPSSAENKEVAARLAIKLDSGLITDAVDIDDSGVATQSVFAGNFTVKGKVSKGTPIITVKPNSAAPVEKAGAAAVTPFEVTISDAAKTAQIVASQPRQASGRPELTEAAIVVSGGRGTGGDFSAVEGLADALGAAVGASRAAVDSGWMPHTFQVGQTGKTVSPQLYVANGISGAIQHRAGMQTSKTIVAVNKDEEAPIFELVDFGVVGDLHAVLPAVTDAVKAAKG; encoded by the coding sequence ATGGCTGAAGTTCTCGTTCTCATCGACCACGTGGATGGTCAGGTCAAGAAGCCGACCTACGAGCTGCTGACCCTCGCCGCCAAGCTCGGCGAGCCGTCGGCGGTCTTCATCGGCGGCGCCGACGCTGCCGCTGGTGCTGCCGACGCCGTGAAGGCCTACGGCGCGGAGAAGGTCTACGCGATCGACGACGCCCAGATCAAGGGCTACCTGGTGGCCCCGAAGGCCGAGGCGCTGGCCCAGCTGGCCGGCACCGCCTCCCCGGCAGCGATCCTGCTGCCCTCCTCCGCGGAGAACAAGGAGGTCGCGGCTCGCCTGGCGATCAAGCTCGACTCCGGTCTGATCACCGACGCCGTCGACATCGACGACTCCGGTGTGGCGACCCAGTCGGTCTTCGCCGGAAACTTCACGGTCAAGGGCAAGGTCTCCAAGGGCACCCCGATCATCACGGTCAAGCCCAACTCGGCCGCCCCGGTCGAGAAGGCCGGCGCCGCCGCGGTCACCCCCTTCGAGGTGACCATCTCGGATGCTGCCAAGACCGCTCAGATCGTGGCCTCCCAGCCGCGTCAGGCCTCGGGTCGCCCCGAGCTCACCGAGGCCGCGATCGTGGTCTCCGGTGGCCGTGGCACCGGCGGCGACTTCTCCGCCGTCGAGGGTCTCGCCGACGCGCTCGGTGCCGCGGTCGGCGCCTCGCGTGCCGCCGTCGACTCCGGCTGGATGCCGCACACCTTCCAGGTCGGCCAGACCGGCAAGACCGTCAGCCCGCAGCTCTACGTGGCCAACGGCATCTCCGGTGCGATCCAGCACCGCGCCGGTATGCAGACCTCGAAGACCATCGTGGCTGTCAACAAGGACGAGGAGGCACCGATCTTCGAGCTCGTTGACTTCGGTGTGGTGGGCGACCTGCACGCCGTCCTCCCGGCCGTGACCGACGCCGTGAAGGCCGCCAAGGGCTGA
- a CDS encoding phospholipase D-like domain-containing protein, producing the protein MASAAAACVAALVVAMMSVVSTPASAASWAPPAGPSFNNPTGNWGQRNFVASRINNSIRHAPRGSYIRFVTYNLDRSDTVDLLIAAHKRGVHVQILVNRKMWSSGEKKLAKRLSTKRHRPSFIYGCGGACRGGTKGNLHIKIHSFTQVGSKRNVLISSSGNLGGGAAGAQWNDAQTIYANSSLWKTWMRMFSELRADRKASPRYVSWTGGGTSVGFQRKRPGATSEEIYARGSGDRVIDRLRRVGCRAPKGYGTRGKTLLRVHMYAWYSKRGERIASELVRLKKRGCVVRVIGSVTSDAVYRKLRRVGIPARDAAWDWGRKKSTGGDKIVFGSRCYSHYKWMSVNGAFAGKGTFSVWTGSENWSPPSFSNDEVTFRFNSRRYYDAYTARFNKMWDSPRATHKIYSKPKKRPCAS; encoded by the coding sequence ATGGCTTCGGCTGCGGCTGCCTGTGTGGCGGCGCTGGTCGTAGCGATGATGTCCGTGGTGTCGACACCAGCATCTGCTGCTTCGTGGGCGCCACCCGCGGGCCCGTCGTTCAACAATCCGACCGGCAACTGGGGCCAGCGCAACTTCGTGGCCAGCCGCATCAACAACAGCATCCGGCACGCGCCTCGTGGTTCCTACATCAGGTTCGTGACCTACAACCTGGATCGCAGCGACACCGTCGACCTGCTGATCGCCGCGCACAAGCGCGGTGTGCACGTGCAGATCCTCGTCAACCGGAAGATGTGGAGCAGCGGTGAGAAGAAGCTGGCCAAGCGGCTGAGCACCAAGCGCCACCGTCCGAGCTTCATCTACGGCTGCGGCGGCGCCTGCCGCGGCGGCACCAAGGGCAACCTCCACATCAAGATCCACTCGTTCACCCAGGTCGGGTCCAAGCGCAACGTGCTGATCAGCAGCTCGGGCAACCTCGGTGGCGGCGCGGCCGGCGCGCAGTGGAACGACGCCCAGACGATCTACGCCAACTCCAGCCTGTGGAAGACCTGGATGCGGATGTTCAGCGAGCTGAGGGCCGACCGGAAGGCCTCGCCCCGCTACGTCTCGTGGACCGGTGGCGGCACCTCCGTCGGGTTCCAGCGCAAGCGTCCGGGAGCGACGAGCGAGGAGATCTACGCCCGCGGCAGCGGCGACCGCGTCATCGACAGGCTGCGCCGGGTCGGTTGCCGGGCGCCCAAGGGCTACGGCACGAGGGGCAAGACCCTGCTGCGGGTCCACATGTATGCGTGGTACAGCAAGCGCGGGGAGCGGATCGCGAGCGAGCTCGTGCGGCTCAAGAAGCGCGGCTGCGTGGTGCGGGTGATCGGCTCGGTCACCAGCGACGCGGTCTACCGCAAGCTGAGGCGGGTCGGCATCCCGGCGCGCGACGCCGCCTGGGACTGGGGTCGGAAGAAGTCGACCGGCGGCGACAAGATCGTCTTCGGGTCGCGCTGCTACTCCCACTACAAGTGGATGAGCGTCAACGGCGCCTTCGCCGGCAAGGGCACCTTCAGCGTCTGGACCGGCTCGGAGAACTGGTCGCCCCCGTCGTTCAGCAACGACGAGGTCACCTTCAGGTTCAACTCGAGGCGCTACTACGACGCCTACACCGCCCGGTTCAACAAGATGTGGGACAGCCCCCGGGCGACCCACAAGATCTACTCCAAGCCCAAGAAGCGCCCCTGCGCCAGCTGA
- a CDS encoding phosphotransferase family protein, translated as MSFGELGGGLQPLDGGWSGETFLADAGGDRSVVRVFANPRHHPQAAEIQEALHRLVRGLVAVPAVLEVRRADPAAGMPALLVTEFVEGARADQVLSTLDETSLADLGRRLGQIAGTLAGMPFLTAGTFVDGDLRVDPFALDLPEWVESHAERLDWSTADLDALRDVAASAQDLLYTVTRVSLVHSDLNPKNIVVDPHSLQVRAVLDWEFTHAGSPFTDLGNLLRFDRDAAYVAGVLEGYVAQRGGSARAALDLARAADLFALVELAARRTANPVAARAHDLLHTIARREDIHAD; from the coding sequence ATGAGCTTCGGTGAACTCGGCGGCGGACTCCAGCCGCTCGACGGCGGCTGGTCGGGAGAGACGTTCCTGGCCGACGCCGGTGGCGACCGGTCGGTGGTGCGGGTCTTCGCGAATCCACGTCACCATCCGCAGGCGGCGGAGATCCAGGAGGCCCTGCACCGTCTGGTGCGGGGCCTCGTGGCGGTGCCGGCCGTCTTGGAGGTACGCCGCGCCGACCCGGCAGCGGGCATGCCGGCGCTGCTGGTGACGGAGTTCGTGGAGGGAGCCCGAGCCGATCAGGTGCTCTCGACCCTCGACGAGACCTCGCTCGCCGACCTCGGCCGCCGGCTCGGTCAGATCGCGGGCACGCTGGCGGGGATGCCGTTCCTGACCGCCGGCACCTTCGTCGACGGCGACCTGCGGGTGGACCCGTTCGCGTTGGACCTGCCCGAATGGGTCGAGTCGCACGCCGAGCGTCTCGACTGGTCGACGGCGGACCTCGACGCGTTGCGCGACGTCGCCGCGAGCGCTCAGGACCTGCTCTACACGGTCACCCGGGTGAGCCTCGTGCACAGCGACCTCAACCCCAAGAACATCGTCGTCGACCCGCACTCGCTCCAGGTGCGGGCGGTGCTCGACTGGGAGTTCACCCACGCCGGCTCACCCTTCACCGACCTCGGCAACCTGCTCCGGTTCGACCGGGACGCGGCGTACGTCGCCGGCGTGCTGGAGGGCTACGTCGCCCAGCGCGGCGGGAGCGCCCGGGCCGCGCTCGACCTGGCTCGCGCAGCGGACCTGTTCGCCCTGGTCGAGCTCGCGGCGCGGCGTACGGCCAATCCGGTCGCCGCGCGGGCGCACGACCTCCTGCACACCATCGCCCGCCGCGAGGACATCCACGCAGACTAG
- a CDS encoding helix-turn-helix transcriptional regulator: protein MVTATTPPASTTRAGTSPARTEIGAFLRSRRERLTPQRVGLPGGGRRRTPGLRREEVAMLAQVGVTWYTWLEQGRDINPSPEVLDAIAGALQLDHDERNHLWRLVTGHSPAPAGATSGCAVVTPGHLALLSQVMPFPACVQNARYDILASNAAYRFMITDLDDGPVENRNCLVRAFLDPDWAKAYRDYPAVTARMVARLRAGMAAHLDDPSWTRFVERMQSESPHFAELWQRGEIASDGSSTTDFDLPRFGKVSFEFTRLWLDTAATLHLSVLRPVSGTDTGVLGPLSDFVADQPPVTTRPSVTATLS from the coding sequence ATGGTGACTGCGACAACTCCACCGGCGTCGACGACCCGTGCCGGGACCTCGCCGGCCCGCACGGAGATCGGCGCGTTCCTGCGCAGCCGCCGCGAGCGGCTGACGCCGCAGCGGGTCGGACTGCCCGGCGGCGGCCGCAGACGTACGCCGGGGCTGCGGCGGGAGGAGGTCGCGATGCTCGCCCAGGTGGGCGTGACCTGGTACACCTGGCTGGAGCAGGGCCGCGACATCAACCCCTCGCCCGAGGTGCTCGACGCGATCGCCGGCGCCCTGCAGCTCGACCACGACGAGCGCAACCATCTGTGGCGTCTGGTCACCGGCCACTCCCCCGCCCCGGCGGGCGCCACCAGCGGCTGCGCCGTGGTCACCCCCGGTCACCTGGCGCTGCTCTCCCAGGTGATGCCGTTTCCGGCGTGCGTGCAGAACGCGCGCTACGACATCCTGGCCAGCAACGCTGCCTACCGGTTCATGATCACCGACCTCGACGACGGGCCGGTCGAGAACCGCAACTGTCTGGTGCGGGCGTTCCTCGACCCCGACTGGGCGAAGGCGTATCGCGACTACCCGGCCGTGACCGCGCGGATGGTCGCGCGGCTCCGGGCCGGGATGGCCGCCCACCTCGACGACCCGTCGTGGACCCGTTTCGTGGAGCGGATGCAGTCGGAGTCACCACACTTCGCCGAGCTCTGGCAGCGCGGCGAGATCGCCAGCGACGGCTCGAGCACCACCGACTTCGACCTCCCGCGCTTCGGCAAGGTCTCGTTCGAGTTCACCCGGCTCTGGCTCGACACCGCGGCTACGCTCCACCTCAGCGTGCTGCGACCGGTGAGCGGCACCGACACCGGAGTGCTCGGCCCCCTGAGCGACTTCGTCGCCGACCAGCCGCCGGTCACCACGCGCCCCAGCGTCACCGCCACCCTGTCCTGA